A single region of the Bacillus sp. DX3.1 genome encodes:
- a CDS encoding 2OG-Fe(II) oxygenase has protein sequence MSDQHIASLAELNWAELHQMLDKQGYAKLPPLLNADSCACLIKGYEDDSLYRKTIDMTRYRFGIGEYKYYHTPLPDRLQQIRDNLYPELAKAANRWLEQLNKSPEYPETLEMFLDQCHQAGQNRPTPLILKYEAGGYNCLHQDLYGDIFFPFQVVFTLNQRNEDYTGGEFLLIEQRPRAQSRGHVITLNRGEGLIFPTQYRPVLGTRGYYRVALRHGVGTVSSGMRYSLGVIFHDAK, from the coding sequence ATGTCTGATCAGCATATAGCATCTTTAGCCGAACTCAATTGGGCCGAGCTACATCAAATGCTTGATAAACAGGGATACGCCAAACTGCCGCCTCTTCTAAATGCGGACTCATGTGCGTGTCTAATCAAAGGCTATGAAGACGATTCCCTATATCGCAAGACCATCGACATGACACGATATCGTTTTGGAATCGGGGAGTACAAATATTATCATACGCCTCTTCCTGATCGGTTACAACAAATCCGTGATAACTTGTACCCAGAGCTAGCCAAAGCGGCCAATCGCTGGCTGGAACAGTTGAATAAATCACCCGAGTACCCAGAAACCCTGGAGATGTTTCTTGATCAATGTCACCAGGCGGGGCAGAATCGCCCTACTCCGCTGATTTTGAAATACGAAGCAGGGGGCTACAATTGTCTCCATCAGGATTTGTACGGGGATATCTTCTTCCCTTTTCAAGTCGTGTTTACTCTGAACCAACGGAACGAAGACTATACAGGCGGTGAATTTTTACTCATCGAACAGCGACCACGGGCACAGAGCAGAGGTCATGTCATTACGCTTAATCGAGGTGAAGGTCTCATTTTTCCAACTCAATATCGACCGGTATTGGGTACGCGTGGCTATTACAGGGTGGCTCTGCGACATGGCGTTGGTACCGTCAGCTCGGGAATGCGGTATAGTCTGGGGGTTATATTTCATGATGCGAAGTGA
- a CDS encoding bifunctional transcriptional activator/DNA repair enzyme AdaA: MTYDWKTNPNRTNQQPDSDKPILSVPVSDEQWQAVVNNNASYDGQFFYAVKTTGIFCRPSCKSRVPKRENIGFFENADQALAAHFRPCKRCKPTGQRLPDEEWIAFITEYVDSHCDEKLTLEVLALLSHGTPYHLHRIFKKIKGMTPVDYIQHVRMEKAKMLLTTFDDPVSEVGESVGLSNTPYFITLFKRKTGQTPEAYRRQQKQNLKEAFSNGT, encoded by the coding sequence ATGACATACGATTGGAAAACGAATCCGAACCGAACTAATCAACAACCAGACTCTGACAAGCCAATTCTATCCGTCCCTGTTTCTGATGAACAATGGCAGGCTGTTGTCAATAATAATGCTTCTTATGACGGACAATTTTTTTATGCAGTGAAAACAACAGGGATTTTTTGTCGCCCTTCTTGCAAATCAAGAGTACCCAAAAGAGAAAACATTGGCTTTTTTGAAAATGCTGATCAAGCACTAGCCGCACATTTTCGTCCCTGCAAACGGTGCAAGCCAACCGGGCAAAGATTGCCCGATGAGGAGTGGATTGCTTTCATAACTGAATATGTGGATAGCCACTGCGATGAAAAGTTGACGCTTGAAGTCCTTGCGCTTCTGAGTCATGGAACCCCTTATCACTTGCATAGAATCTTTAAAAAAATCAAAGGCATGACCCCGGTGGACTACATCCAGCATGTTCGAATGGAAAAGGCGAAAATGTTATTGACTACTTTTGATGACCCAGTTTCTGAAGTTGGTGAGTCTGTCGGACTTTCCAATACACCATATTTTATCACGCTGTTTAAGAGGAAAACCGGACAAACGCCGGAAGCTTACCGTAGACAGCAAAAACAAAACTTGAAGGAGGCGTTTTCAAATGGCACCTAA
- a CDS encoding radical SAM protein yields MTIEYLYKTPKTLLNKGTGFLSGYSHSLNPYTGCAFACSYCYVRQMPVSTFRNSEWGTWVDIKKDAALTFQKELLRAKAKGPVTTFMSSSTDPYQPIEHKEKITHSLLEIMVDNPPDFLLVQTRSPLVRRDMKMLQQLGTKVRVSMTVETDREDIRKHFTPYAPPIPARLKTLQLLAEFGIPAQVAIAPVLPSSEGFAEILRPLVNRVCIDDYFMGDGSGGKRTHRMGLQALYRNLEMEEWYHPSVYQLVYKRMRQYFSEDELFISQKGFEP; encoded by the coding sequence ATGACAATCGAGTATTTATATAAAACGCCCAAAACACTGCTGAATAAGGGAACTGGTTTTTTGTCCGGCTATAGCCATTCGTTGAATCCCTATACGGGATGTGCGTTCGCCTGCTCGTATTGCTATGTGCGGCAAATGCCTGTCTCCACCTTTCGTAACTCGGAATGGGGGACTTGGGTAGATATTAAAAAAGATGCTGCACTCACATTCCAAAAAGAATTGCTTAGAGCTAAGGCCAAAGGCCCGGTCACCACCTTCATGTCATCCAGTACGGACCCTTATCAACCAATCGAACACAAGGAGAAAATTACGCATTCTTTACTGGAAATTATGGTGGACAATCCCCCGGACTTCTTGCTTGTTCAAACACGAAGCCCGCTTGTCCGCAGGGACATGAAGATGCTGCAACAGTTGGGAACCAAAGTTCGGGTAAGTATGACAGTAGAGACCGATAGGGAAGATATTCGCAAGCATTTTACGCCCTATGCTCCCCCTATTCCAGCAAGACTTAAAACACTCCAACTGCTTGCTGAATTCGGTATTCCTGCACAGGTTGCCATCGCACCCGTATTACCAAGTAGCGAGGGATTTGCAGAAATATTGCGTCCCTTGGTTAACCGAGTATGTATTGACGATTATTTTATGGGGGACGGCAGCGGTGGTAAACGAACACACAGGATGGGCTTACAAGCGTTATATAGAAATCTAGAAATGGAAGAATGGTATCATCCATCCGTCTATCAATTGGTTTATAAACGAATGCGGCAGTATTTTTCGGAAGATGAACTTTTCATTAGCCAGAAGGGTTTCGAGCCCTAA
- a CDS encoding ATP-grasp domain-containing protein translates to MYKVSKGTDIENTPHILFIGGWTKPIQDALDRGYTVSYIGSYTKHIYFDGTILEKCFYKKEIDTTNIPLCVYYAEELYKEKPFDVVVSFNEAALDTACIIAKIFNVKGPSYNANMITRNKDMMREILAGKDFSIDSIVCNNIKDIDEFLNKKDSIIIKPPIGAGGKGVSKLDTGDDVEVFIKDNGIQLPVLVEEYVEGDVVYTVETVSYNKKHSILAISAEIFKEDTFIINYTIMPAPIDESQKKLIIEKVMLFLDDMQLEDGITHTEVKIDKQNKPIIIESQVRIGGGNIWKMVDLTTGISQFGYYYDALATKTIDEFRSVPSKCQAMSLSLIPKPGCLKEIKYKGLANISEVVLIDLLVKEGDTIPTIVDSTQRKGSILFTANDIEHMYEVVDKICDNITFVYQDLSEWKPSFKKNI, encoded by the coding sequence ATGTATAAGGTATCAAAAGGAACTGACATAGAAAATACACCACACATTTTATTTATAGGGGGATGGACAAAACCTATACAAGATGCTTTAGACAGGGGGTATACTGTTTCGTATATAGGGTCTTACACTAAACACATATATTTTGATGGAACTATCTTAGAAAAGTGTTTCTATAAAAAAGAAATAGACACAACAAACATACCCTTGTGTGTATACTATGCTGAAGAATTGTACAAAGAGAAACCATTTGATGTGGTTGTATCTTTCAACGAAGCAGCCTTAGATACGGCTTGCATAATTGCAAAGATTTTTAATGTTAAAGGACCTTCTTACAATGCTAATATGATAACCCGCAATAAAGACATGATGCGTGAAATTCTAGCAGGCAAAGACTTTTCGATAGATTCGATAGTTTGCAATAATATAAAAGACATTGATGAATTTTTGAACAAAAAAGATAGTATTATAATAAAGCCCCCGATTGGCGCAGGTGGTAAAGGAGTGTCTAAGCTAGACACGGGAGATGACGTAGAGGTATTTATTAAAGATAATGGTATTCAACTACCTGTTTTAGTGGAAGAGTACGTTGAAGGTGACGTAGTTTATACGGTCGAAACCGTTTCTTATAACAAAAAACATTCTATACTAGCTATATCAGCTGAAATATTTAAAGAAGATACGTTTATAATAAACTATACTATTATGCCGGCACCTATAGATGAATCTCAAAAAAAATTAATTATTGAGAAAGTAATGCTATTTTTGGATGACATGCAACTGGAAGACGGCATTACTCATACAGAAGTAAAGATAGACAAACAAAATAAGCCAATAATCATAGAGTCTCAAGTTAGGATAGGTGGTGGTAATATTTGGAAAATGGTGGACCTAACAACCGGCATATCTCAATTTGGATACTATTATGATGCGTTAGCTACTAAGACTATAGATGAATTTAGAAGTGTACCTTCAAAATGTCAAGCTATGTCTTTAAGCTTGATTCCAAAACCAGGTTGCTTAAAAGAAATCAAGTATAAAGGGTTAGCTAACATATCCGAGGTCGTATTAATTGATCTATTAGTAAAAGAGGGCGACACCATACCAACTATTGTAGACAGTACTCAACGCAAAGGAAGTATATTATTTACGGCTAATGATATAGAACATATGTATGAAGTTGTAGATAAAATATGTGACAATATAACGTTTGTTTATCAGGATTTGTCAGAATGGAAACCTTCTTTTAAAAAAAATATTTAA
- a CDS encoding MFS transporter: MKNSKHFNFHKLWLGQSISLLGTQFTIVALPLFALEVLETSEANAAMLRGIIFIPYLIFGLVAGALIDILHRKNVLLICSICQGVLFLSVFILTVTNIITFPLLVFLMFLNGIFTTFYNIAIPSFLPEILTDKDNLKKGNAQLALSESLSIVIGPMLAGIVITLVGLTGSFTVDAVTYFVCFVFVLFISKFKPHTEGSLKNVNIKSVYKNIYEGLIYFKKHPVLEPIVSCGAVYGFFKYILNSILVIFLYKVMGLSELEIGFVVGSAAVGFLIGNTILMKKSQQINNTKMLIYSATVSVIGLAFIPIMGYLGTVYGIVAASIIHGMGEGVFGPYAATIRQLASPSHMLGRVNAVQRTLNWGAWALGSFASAFLVSIFGLQTTLFIGGFGTTLCLMVLLRRGVSKGTDIEYTSSF; this comes from the coding sequence ATGAAAAATAGCAAACATTTTAATTTTCACAAACTTTGGCTAGGACAGTCTATAAGTTTGTTAGGTACCCAGTTTACAATAGTAGCTTTGCCTCTTTTTGCATTAGAGGTTCTAGAAACAAGTGAGGCAAATGCTGCCATGCTTCGTGGGATTATATTCATACCCTACCTAATTTTCGGATTAGTAGCCGGTGCTTTGATAGACATCCTTCATAGAAAAAATGTTTTGCTAATTTGTAGTATATGTCAAGGCGTTTTATTTTTATCAGTATTCATACTGACTGTAACAAATATAATAACGTTCCCTTTATTGGTGTTTCTCATGTTTTTAAATGGAATATTTACCACGTTTTACAACATTGCAATTCCTTCTTTCTTACCGGAAATATTAACAGATAAAGACAACTTAAAAAAAGGAAATGCTCAACTAGCACTTTCGGAGTCTCTTTCTATAGTAATTGGTCCTATGCTAGCAGGAATCGTTATTACTCTAGTTGGATTAACAGGCTCTTTCACTGTTGACGCAGTAACGTATTTTGTTTGTTTTGTGTTTGTATTATTTATTTCAAAGTTTAAACCGCATACAGAGGGCTCTTTAAAAAACGTAAATATAAAATCCGTATACAAAAACATATATGAAGGTTTGATATATTTTAAAAAACACCCTGTATTGGAACCAATTGTAAGCTGTGGCGCTGTTTACGGTTTTTTTAAATACATACTAAATAGCATTTTAGTAATATTCCTTTATAAGGTAATGGGTCTATCTGAACTTGAAATAGGCTTTGTTGTAGGTTCAGCAGCGGTGGGATTTTTAATAGGCAATACGATACTCATGAAAAAAAGTCAACAAATTAATAATACAAAAATGCTTATTTATAGCGCTACTGTATCAGTTATCGGTCTGGCCTTTATACCGATAATGGGATATTTGGGAACCGTTTACGGTATAGTAGCTGCAAGTATCATACATGGTATGGGAGAAGGTGTATTTGGCCCTTACGCTGCAACCATACGACAACTTGCCTCACCAAGTCACATGCTAGGCAGAGTAAATGCTGTACAGCGTACGCTTAATTGGGGAGCTTGGGCATTGGGAAGTTTTGCTAGTGCATTTTTAGTTTCTATATTTGGGCTTCAAACTACGTTATTTATAGGGGGCTTCGGAACAACATTGTGTTTAATGGTGTTGTTAAGGCGAGGCGTATCAAAAGGAACCGACATTGAATATACGAGTTCATTTTAG
- a CDS encoding tyrosine-type recombinase/integrase — protein sequence MNIVERFSFYLEQERKSINTIKGYTLDIKQYIRWFKESYDRDLTNLYRQNVLEYISFLKNIKTLNAKTINHKISGLAKFNAFLIHEGIQNEQVIFKTDMMKVQTPYVSPTQITDIDVKKFLQDVLEDENKRNYAIVILLSYTGLRISEALSIKMADFNLQTGECIIRNGKGEKQRVVLLNSKVVYALRDYLVERKTYSVAPKSPYLFISKKREKLDRTVVNRIFQSYSEVITPHQLRHFFCTNAIEKGFSIHEVANQAGHSNIHTTLLYTNPNQFQLKNKMELL from the coding sequence GTGAATATAGTAGAAAGATTTTCTTTTTATCTGGAACAGGAAAGAAAAAGCATAAATACAATTAAGGGATACACATTAGATATTAAGCAGTATATAAGGTGGTTTAAAGAATCATATGATAGAGATTTAACAAATTTGTATCGTCAAAATGTGTTAGAGTATATTAGTTTTCTAAAAAACATCAAGACGCTCAATGCCAAGACCATTAACCATAAAATCAGCGGTCTTGCTAAATTTAACGCATTTTTAATACATGAAGGTATACAGAACGAACAGGTGATTTTCAAAACAGATATGATGAAGGTTCAAACACCTTATGTATCCCCTACCCAGATTACAGATATAGATGTGAAGAAGTTTTTACAAGATGTGTTAGAGGATGAAAACAAACGTAATTATGCAATTGTGATTCTATTATCCTATACAGGACTTCGAATCTCTGAAGCGTTGTCAATCAAAATGGCTGATTTTAACTTACAAACTGGGGAATGTATTATTCGGAACGGAAAAGGAGAAAAACAACGAGTTGTGTTGTTAAATAGTAAAGTCGTTTATGCTCTTAGAGATTATCTTGTAGAAAGAAAAACATACAGTGTGGCACCAAAGTCACCTTATCTATTTATTAGTAAGAAACGTGAGAAACTTGACCGTACGGTTGTAAACCGTATTTTTCAGTCATACAGTGAGGTGATTACACCACATCAACTTCGACATTTCTTTTGTACAAATGCAATTGAAAAAGGTTTCAGTATTCATGAAGTTGCAAATCAGGCTGGACATTCTAATATCCACACAACGTTACTTTACACAAATCCAAATCAATTCCAATTAAAAAATAAGATGGAACTCTTATAA
- a CDS encoding BC1881 family protein, whose translation MKKMLTKELSNELKKREGVISITVESYEKIEVGGIRVDGPAVILINQE comes from the coding sequence ATGAAAAAAATGTTAACAAAAGAATTAAGTAATGAATTAAAGAAGCGGGAAGGGGTCATTTCTATTACAGTTGAGTCTTATGAAAAAATCGAAGTTGGTGGAATTCGTGTAGATGGACCAGCTGTTATTCTAATTAATCAAGAATAG
- a CDS encoding IS6 family transposase: protein MEKQNLFKWKHYQPELILLTVRWYLRYNLSFRNLVEMMEERGVSIAHTTIMRWVHQYGPQLEEKVRYHLKSTNDSWRVDETYIKVKGQWMYLYRAVDSEGNTIDFYLSKSRDKQAAKRFFKKALAFSYVSKPRVITVDKNPAYPVAIRALKEEKHMPEGIELRQVRYLNNIVEQDHRFIKKRVRSMLGFKSFGTATSILAGVEAMHMIKKEQIDLRDQSVQNQKEFIHRLFGLTA, encoded by the coding sequence ATGGAAAAGCAAAACTTATTCAAGTGGAAACACTATCAGCCTGAACTAATCTTATTAACAGTAAGATGGTACCTGCGGTACAATTTAAGCTTTCGTAACCTGGTGGAAATGATGGAAGAACGAGGAGTATCAATCGCTCACACAACCATTATGCGTTGGGTTCATCAATATGGGCCTCAATTAGAAGAGAAAGTACGATATCATCTTAAATCAACAAATGACTCATGGAGAGTTGATGAAACCTATATCAAAGTAAAAGGTCAATGGATGTATTTATATCGTGCTGTAGATTCCGAAGGGAACACCATTGATTTTTATCTTAGTAAATCAAGAGATAAACAAGCAGCCAAGCGCTTTTTCAAGAAAGCCTTGGCTTTTTCGTATGTTTCTAAACCTCGCGTGATAACAGTAGATAAGAACCCCGCTTATCCTGTAGCAATTCGAGCGTTGAAAGAAGAAAAGCATATGCCTGAAGGCATAGAGCTAAGGCAAGTTAGATATCTCAATAACATAGTGGAACAAGATCATCGTTTTATTAAGAAACGTGTTCGTTCTATGTTAGGGTTCAAGTCTTTTGGCACAGCTACATCCATTCTTGCAGGAGTGGAAGCTATGCATATGATTAAAAAAGAACAGATTGATTTACGGGATCAGTCTGTCCAAAACCAGAAAGAATTCATCCATCGATTGTTTGGGCTTACAGCATAA
- a CDS encoding spore coat protein, translating into MESNPKGVHEVNELHEMLTFKNVCMTKSAVMAGVAQDPALQSLLQQDVNMSMKHCQDLKNLLS; encoded by the coding sequence ATGGAATCTAATCCAAAAGGTGTTCATGAAGTAAATGAGTTACATGAAATGTTAACATTTAAAAATGTATGTATGACTAAATCAGCTGTTATGGCTGGCGTAGCACAAGATCCAGCTCTACAAAGTTTATTACAACAAGATGTAAACATGTCTATGAAACATTGCCAAGACTTGAAGAACTTACTATCTTAA
- a CDS encoding acyl-ACP desaturase: protein MLTNDLDFRLEPRLKELYEQHKIRAQKIDWGYHEFLPWDKGMDFKRIPWDESQVTLPSGVITAIETALLTEVNLPWFTTYLSATFKGSLSVITDFIHTWTSEEDQHSNLLETYLLLTRSVNPKRLHELRKSVVEGGFEPDFHTPIEAMTYTTLQELATMVFYNNVAKVASKHDPDLATLLRRLAKDETLHYAFYRDVIRTHLELEPNYCYHIANVIMNFKMPGAVMPDFENRMAVIAKEANYGPLQYFDQVLDVVVDYWGLKDLRPIAPLAEKARIEILGYHTRLKKIRDRFGRFQGKTDLR from the coding sequence ATGCTAACAAATGATTTAGATTTCCGATTAGAACCACGTTTAAAAGAACTGTATGAACAACATAAAATAAGAGCGCAGAAGATAGACTGGGGTTATCATGAGTTTTTACCATGGGATAAGGGAATGGACTTTAAAAGAATTCCTTGGGATGAAAGTCAAGTTACGCTTCCTTCTGGTGTAATTACGGCCATTGAAACAGCTTTATTAACAGAAGTGAATTTACCATGGTTTACAACTTATTTATCTGCGACTTTTAAAGGATCCCTTTCTGTTATTACAGACTTTATTCATACTTGGACTTCAGAAGAGGATCAACATTCGAATTTATTGGAGACCTATTTACTACTCACTCGAAGTGTGAACCCTAAACGATTACATGAATTAAGAAAGTCAGTCGTTGAGGGTGGATTTGAGCCTGATTTTCATACACCAATCGAAGCGATGACTTATACGACGCTACAAGAACTTGCAACGATGGTGTTTTACAATAATGTAGCTAAGGTTGCAAGTAAGCATGATCCAGATCTTGCTACATTATTACGCCGTCTTGCAAAAGATGAAACTCTTCATTATGCGTTTTATCGAGACGTCATTCGAACACATTTGGAATTGGAACCTAATTATTGCTATCATATTGCCAATGTGATTATGAATTTTAAAATGCCAGGTGCTGTCATGCCTGATTTTGAAAATAGAATGGCTGTGATTGCAAAAGAAGCTAACTATGGGCCACTGCAATATTTTGATCAAGTACTTGATGTAGTGGTTGATTATTGGGGGTTAAAAGACTTACGACCAATTGCACCTCTAGCTGAAAAAGCAAGAATTGAGATTTTGGGGTACCACACAAGATTGAAAAAAATACGGGATCGATTTGGTCGTTTTCAAGGAAAAACTGATCTACGTTAA
- a CDS encoding YuzF family protein, giving the protein MSYLEGNDFSEQNMVSVPNPYVYQTLQSVIGKHVVIETVRGNVRGKLKDVKPDHLLIEDTVPYIVRIQQIVWIMPKQ; this is encoded by the coding sequence ATGAGTTATTTGGAGGGAAATGACTTTAGTGAACAAAACATGGTAAGTGTACCTAATCCCTACGTATATCAGACATTACAATCAGTAATTGGTAAACATGTGGTTATTGAAACTGTAAGAGGTAATGTAAGAGGAAAGTTAAAGGATGTGAAACCAGATCATTTGCTCATTGAAGATACGGTACCATATATTGTACGCATTCAACAAATTGTATGGATTATGCCAAAACAATAA
- a CDS encoding spore coat protein, whose translation MNEFIQNVTGMGPMTDQVIATDLLLGSKTAVRNYAYAITEVTSDQTREVLRQHLQDAIDTHKQVSQYMIDKGYYHPNNVQEQLQVDLMTTQTALNVAQNQQHPL comes from the coding sequence ATGAATGAATTTATACAAAATGTCACAGGTATGGGACCTATGACAGATCAGGTTATCGCAACGGATTTATTACTTGGATCCAAAACAGCTGTAAGGAACTATGCTTATGCGATTACGGAAGTTACTTCTGATCAAACTCGTGAAGTATTACGTCAACATTTACAGGATGCAATTGATACACATAAGCAAGTAAGTCAATATATGATTGATAAAGGATATTATCATCCGAATAATGTACAAGAACAGTTACAAGTAGATTTAATGACTACACAAACAGCTCTAAACGTAGCACAAAATCAACAACATCCTCTTTAA
- a CDS encoding alpha/beta-type small acid-soluble spore protein yields MANNKSGNRNELLVQGAESALDQMKYEIAQEFGVQLGADATARSNGSVGGEITKRLVAMAEQQLGGGVTH; encoded by the coding sequence ATGGCAAACAATAAGAGTGGAAATCGTAATGAATTATTGGTTCAAGGTGCTGAAAGTGCACTTGATCAAATGAAATATGAAATCGCACAAGAATTTGGTGTGCAACTTGGCGCAGACGCAACAGCTCGTTCAAATGGATCTGTTGGTGGTGAAATCACAAAACGTCTAGTAGCAATGGCTGAACAACAACTTGGCGGTGGGGTTACTCATTAA
- a CDS encoding CarD family transcriptional regulator: MFQIGDNIVYPMHGAGIIEAIEEKEFSGKKQQYYVIKMSISNMQVMIPTGKILSSSIRPVTDILALKHIIHIFQHGESDRLLPWKQRYKVNTDKIKTGEIQEGAEVVRDLMRMKKEKALNTSEKKMLDNAHEFLICELGLIKGITENQIKSFC; this comes from the coding sequence ATGTTTCAAATTGGCGATAACATTGTTTATCCAATGCACGGAGCAGGTATAATTGAAGCCATAGAAGAAAAAGAATTCTCAGGGAAAAAACAACAGTATTATGTCATAAAAATGTCAATCAGTAATATGCAAGTCATGATTCCTACGGGTAAAATATTGAGTTCGAGTATACGCCCAGTTACTGATATACTTGCATTAAAACACATTATACACATTTTTCAGCATGGAGAATCAGATAGATTACTGCCGTGGAAACAAAGGTATAAAGTGAACACGGACAAAATAAAAACGGGTGAAATACAAGAAGGTGCTGAAGTTGTACGTGATTTAATGCGTATGAAGAAAGAAAAAGCACTTAATACAAGCGAAAAAAAAATGTTGGATAACGCACATGAATTTTTGATTTGTGAACTAGGATTAATTAAAGGGATCACTGAAAATCAAATAAAAAGTTTCTGTTAA
- a CDS encoding DNA alkylation repair protein, with product MKDTIRTQIFEFIDPEYQKFSAALIPNIDNVLGVRLPELRKIAKKIAKDDWRTYLKIAEDEYFEEIMLQGMVIGYVKTDINDQLSYVASFVPKIDNWSVCDSFCIGLKFTKEHREHVWGFLQPYLSSKNEYEVRFGVVMLLDFYIENEYISKVLNLLDNTKHNGFYAKMAVAWAVSICYIKFPDLTLDYLKHNTLDDFTYNKALQKITESYRVDKETKALIRSMKRK from the coding sequence ATGAAAGATACAATTAGAACACAAATTTTTGAATTTATTGATCCAGAATATCAAAAATTTTCAGCAGCACTCATACCTAATATTGATAATGTTTTGGGTGTTCGACTACCTGAACTACGCAAAATAGCAAAGAAGATTGCGAAGGATGATTGGCGTACTTATCTAAAAATAGCCGAAGATGAATATTTTGAGGAAATTATGTTACAAGGTATGGTTATTGGCTATGTTAAAACGGATATTAATGACCAATTATCTTATGTAGCTTCTTTCGTACCCAAAATAGATAATTGGTCAGTTTGCGATAGTTTCTGCATAGGACTTAAATTTACCAAAGAACATAGAGAGCATGTATGGGGATTTTTACAACCTTATCTTTCGTCAAAAAATGAATATGAAGTTCGCTTTGGCGTAGTCATGCTTTTAGACTTTTATATTGAAAATGAGTACATTAGTAAAGTTCTAAATCTACTCGATAACACAAAACATAATGGTTTTTACGCAAAAATGGCTGTTGCTTGGGCGGTATCTATCTGCTATATAAAATTCCCTGATTTAACATTGGACTATTTAAAACATAATACTCTCGATGATTTTACTTATAATAAAGCTTTGCAAAAAATTACAGAATCTTATCGTGTAGATAAAGAAACGAAAGCTCTCATTCGTAGTATGAAACGGAAATAA
- a CDS encoding methylated-DNA--[protein]-cysteine S-methyltransferase: protein MAPKKSSSLYWSLFSYENWKMYIAATKNGLCFVGSQNQPFEELVKWANHYLPGNDLIRDDEKLQPFADELVRYFQGKFNRFTIPIFYHGTPFQEAVWKALCDIPYGQTRSYSDIAQQILKPTAVRAIGRAIGTNPILITVPCHRVIGKNGSLTGYRGGMEMKTQLLELERGFTNNGKELQHV from the coding sequence ATGGCACCTAAAAAAAGCAGTTCTCTCTATTGGTCCTTGTTTTCTTATGAAAACTGGAAGATGTACATTGCCGCAACAAAAAATGGCTTATGTTTTGTCGGATCGCAAAATCAGCCATTCGAAGAATTGGTGAAATGGGCAAATCATTACTTGCCTGGAAACGACCTGATTCGAGATGACGAAAAATTGCAACCCTTTGCAGATGAGCTTGTTCGTTATTTTCAAGGCAAGTTCAATCGGTTCACCATCCCAATCTTTTATCACGGCACACCTTTTCAGGAAGCCGTATGGAAGGCACTATGTGATATTCCGTACGGTCAAACCCGATCCTACTCGGATATTGCTCAACAAATTCTAAAACCGACTGCGGTTCGGGCAATTGGGAGGGCCATTGGAACAAATCCGATCCTCATTACTGTTCCATGCCATCGTGTTATCGGCAAAAATGGATCGCTGACGGGCTATCGCGGCGGAATGGAAATGAAAACGCAACTGCTGGAACTTGAACGAGGCTTCACAAACAATGGGAAGGAGTTACAACATGTCTGA